A stretch of Paenibacillus mucilaginosus 3016 DNA encodes these proteins:
- a CDS encoding UxaA family hydrolase — translation MTTLMGYRRPNGDIGIRNHLLIIPTVICSNQVCSRISQLVPETVAIPHQHGCSQIGADKDRTFEVLAGTGRNPNVGGVIIISLGCEVVDPHALAESIRETGKLVEVFDIQSVGGSVKAIQHGTEIARRMRAQLDAMQPEPFPMSELIIGVKCGGSDATSGLASNPALGAAADTLIGLGGGVVIGETTEIIGAEHVLASRCAAPGVSDQLYHIVGRFEREVERMGADMRGGNPSPGNIAGGLTTIEEKSLGCISKCGTAPIRGVIEYAERIPKGGLYFMDSPGNDIECVSGMAAGGAHLVCFTTGRGTPTGSAVVPVIKITGNKQMYLRMSDNMDVDVSDMLEGTMSLEAAGAAVWEEIAAVAAGKLTKAEILGHTEFSINRIGPSL, via the coding sequence ATGACTACTCTGATGGGTTACCGCAGACCGAACGGCGATATCGGCATCCGCAATCATCTGTTGATCATTCCCACGGTGATCTGCTCCAACCAGGTCTGCAGCCGCATCTCCCAGCTCGTGCCGGAGACGGTGGCGATTCCGCACCAGCACGGCTGTTCGCAGATCGGCGCGGACAAAGACCGCACCTTCGAAGTGCTGGCCGGAACGGGCCGCAACCCGAACGTCGGCGGGGTGATCATCATCTCGCTCGGCTGTGAGGTGGTCGATCCCCATGCGCTGGCGGAGTCCATCCGTGAGACGGGCAAGCTTGTCGAGGTGTTCGACATCCAATCCGTGGGCGGGTCGGTCAAGGCGATTCAGCACGGGACCGAGATTGCACGGAGAATGCGGGCGCAGCTGGACGCCATGCAGCCGGAGCCGTTCCCGATGAGCGAGCTGATCATCGGCGTCAAGTGCGGCGGCTCCGACGCGACCTCGGGCCTTGCGTCCAATCCGGCGCTCGGCGCGGCCGCCGATACGCTGATCGGCCTGGGCGGCGGTGTCGTAATCGGCGAGACGACGGAGATTATCGGGGCCGAGCATGTGCTGGCCTCCCGCTGTGCGGCGCCGGGGGTATCCGATCAGCTCTATCATATCGTGGGCCGCTTCGAGAGGGAGGTGGAGCGGATGGGTGCCGACATGCGCGGCGGCAATCCGAGCCCCGGCAATATCGCAGGCGGTCTCACGACGATCGAGGAGAAGTCGCTCGGCTGCATCTCGAAGTGCGGTACGGCACCGATCCGGGGGGTCATCGAGTACGCCGAGCGGATTCCGAAGGGCGGCTTGTACTTCATGGATTCCCCGGGGAACGACATCGAGTGCGTATCGGGGATGGCCGCCGGCGGCGCCCATCTCGTCTGCTTCACGACCGGGCGCGGAACGCCGACAGGCTCGGCTGTTGTGCCGGTCATCAAGATTACCGGCAACAAACAGATGTACCTGCGCATGTCCGACAACATGGACGTGGATGTCAGCGATATGCTGGAGGGCACGATGAGCCTGGAGGCGGCCGGGGCGGCGGTCTGGGAAGAGATTGCGGCCGTCGCGGCCGGCAAGCTGACGAAGGCCGAGATTCTCGGCCATACGGAGTTCAGCATCAACCGGATCGGACCGAGCTTGTAA
- a CDS encoding MurR/RpiR family transcriptional regulator, with product MSSILQSIRDRQHAMHRQEQTLAQFLLDHPHEAVHLSITELAGRSGTSTATVSRFCRNLLFKGYSDFRMKLAAELVLPPPGKPSYQDIVAGNSLPSIVEAIEKNHLRSISDTTRQLDLQELQRAVDALQSARRIDLYGVATSGVVALDFHQKLVRIGRMAQHYSDSHMQITSASSLTPEDVAFAFSYSGETVETYDALLCAKERGAVTISLTKFGANRISSAADIRLFASTLEEGMRRGDMASRIAQLHVVDILFTALVSAGFEDYVPQLEHSFQQVRKFRNEKGR from the coding sequence ATGTCCAGCATCCTTCAGTCGATCCGAGACCGACAGCATGCCATGCACCGGCAGGAGCAGACGCTGGCGCAGTTCCTGCTTGACCATCCCCATGAGGCCGTGCATCTCAGCATCACCGAGCTTGCCGGCCGCTCCGGCACCAGTACGGCAACCGTATCGCGCTTCTGCCGGAATCTGCTCTTCAAGGGCTACAGCGACTTCCGCATGAAGCTGGCCGCCGAGCTGGTGCTTCCCCCTCCCGGCAAGCCGTCTTACCAGGACATTGTCGCCGGCAATTCCCTGCCCAGCATCGTGGAGGCGATCGAGAAGAACCACCTGCGCTCCATCTCCGATACGACACGGCAGCTCGATCTGCAGGAGCTGCAGCGGGCCGTAGACGCGCTGCAGTCCGCACGCCGCATTGATCTCTACGGCGTCGCCACCTCGGGCGTGGTCGCCCTTGATTTTCACCAGAAGCTCGTACGGATCGGCCGGATGGCCCAGCATTACTCGGATTCGCATATGCAGATTACCTCCGCCTCCAGCCTCACGCCGGAAGACGTCGCTTTCGCCTTCTCTTACTCAGGCGAAACGGTGGAGACCTATGACGCCCTGCTCTGTGCCAAGGAACGCGGCGCCGTCACCATCTCGCTGACGAAGTTCGGCGCGAACCGCATCTCGTCGGCGGCGGACATCCGGCTCTTCGCCTCGACTCTGGAAGAAGGCATGCGCCGGGGAGACATGGCTTCCCGGATCGCCCAGCTCCACGTTGTCGACATCCTATTCACGGCACTCGTCAGTGCCGGCTTCGAAGATTATGTGCCTCAGCTGGAGCATTCGTTCCAGCAGGTCCGCAAATTCCGCAATGAAAAAGGGAGATGA
- a CDS encoding UxaA family hydrolase has protein sequence MAGQITAGAQALVMDPRDHVATAIRELAAGESITCYRGGEELQVKLLDPVPFGHKVALQDLPQGVEVRKYGEVIGRTTAPIRAGEHVHVHNVEGIRGRGDQAGTGTTSEGSLNA, from the coding sequence ATGGCAGGACAGATTACCGCAGGCGCGCAGGCGCTGGTGATGGACCCGCGCGATCATGTGGCGACGGCGATCAGGGAGCTGGCGGCAGGGGAGAGCATCACCTGCTACCGGGGCGGCGAAGAGCTGCAGGTGAAACTTCTGGATCCGGTGCCGTTCGGGCACAAGGTGGCGCTGCAGGATCTTCCCCAAGGCGTGGAGGTACGCAAATACGGGGAGGTCATCGGCCGTACGACGGCCCCTATCCGTGCAGGTGAGCATGTGCATGTTCATAATGTCGAAGGCATCCGGGGCCGCGGGGATCAGGCCGGTACGGGTACGACAAGCGAAGGGAGCCTGAACGCATGA
- the nagA gene encoding N-acetylglucosamine-6-phosphate deacetylase, whose protein sequence is MDAKGSWLLPGFIDVHVHGGWGGDFMDASEESLAKITRFHASRGTTTMLATTMTASREDITRALQAVQAFRAKGMPFARLAGVHLEGPFINPKLAGAQDPKLMLPPQSEWLEEWTSAYPGLIRLLTLAPELEGAAPFIRMLAGHGIVAACGHTDAAYDQIQEAVSHGLSHAVHTFNAMKGLHHREPGVVGAVLTNEAVTAEVIADGIHVHEACVRLLTVTKRQGNLVLVTDAISAAGLGDGDYMLGGQDVVVKDGVARLKEGGNLAGSTLTMIDALRYMVERIGLSVEEASLLASRNPARVLGLSEHTGSIAGGKAADLLLVSPSLEIERVWVDGRRVC, encoded by the coding sequence GTGGATGCCAAGGGAAGCTGGCTGCTGCCCGGCTTCATCGACGTTCATGTCCACGGCGGCTGGGGCGGCGACTTCATGGATGCCTCCGAGGAATCCCTCGCCAAGATCACACGGTTCCACGCCAGCCGCGGCACGACCACCATGCTGGCCACCACGATGACCGCGTCCCGGGAAGACATCACCCGGGCCCTGCAGGCTGTGCAGGCTTTCCGCGCGAAGGGCATGCCCTTCGCCCGCCTCGCCGGCGTGCATCTTGAAGGCCCGTTCATCAACCCGAAGCTGGCCGGCGCCCAGGACCCGAAGCTCATGCTCCCTCCGCAGAGCGAGTGGCTCGAGGAGTGGACCTCCGCCTATCCGGGCCTGATCCGGCTGCTCACGCTCGCTCCGGAGCTCGAAGGAGCCGCTCCGTTCATCCGGATGCTCGCCGGCCACGGCATCGTGGCGGCCTGCGGCCATACGGATGCGGCCTATGACCAGATCCAGGAGGCGGTCTCGCACGGGCTGAGCCATGCGGTACACACCTTCAATGCCATGAAGGGCCTTCACCACCGCGAACCCGGCGTCGTCGGCGCCGTACTGACGAACGAGGCGGTCACCGCGGAAGTCATCGCCGACGGCATTCATGTGCACGAGGCCTGCGTCCGGCTCCTGACCGTGACCAAGCGCCAGGGCAACCTCGTTCTCGTTACCGATGCGATCTCCGCCGCGGGACTCGGGGACGGCGACTACATGCTCGGCGGCCAGGACGTCGTCGTGAAGGACGGGGTCGCCCGCCTCAAGGAAGGCGGCAACCTCGCCGGCAGCACGCTGACGATGATCGACGCCCTCCGTTACATGGTGGAGCGGATTGGCCTCTCCGTCGAGGAAGCCAGTCTGCTCGCCAGCCGCAATCCGGCACGGGTGCTGGGCTTGTCGGAGCACACCGGCAGCATTGCCGGCGGCAAGGCCGCCGACCTTCTTCTCGTCTCCCCGTCCCTCGAGATCGAGCGGGTGTGGGTCGACGGACGCCGCGTTTGCTGA
- a CDS encoding SDR family NAD(P)-dependent oxidoreductase, with amino-acid sequence MRLDGKIILITGSGSGIGKSSALLFAREGAVVIVNDLAEDKGQETVEEIRSEGGQAVFVQADVTKPESVQRLVDTVIGTYGRIDVLFNNAGISGVGAIHEVEPEQWDRVIEVNIRGVFLPSKYVLPHMMARREGSIINMSSCIAEIGLARRASYSATKGAVLALTKSMQVDYAPYNIRVNALLPGTILTPFVEDYLRKSYDNPEAGYESLKKRQLSGDLGRPEDVAKAALFLASDESKFMMGSPLYIDGGVVFGKNG; translated from the coding sequence ATGAGACTGGACGGCAAAATCATTCTCATCACAGGCTCCGGCTCGGGGATCGGAAAGAGCTCGGCACTGCTGTTCGCCCGTGAGGGAGCGGTTGTCATTGTGAACGATCTGGCGGAAGACAAAGGGCAGGAGACCGTAGAGGAGATCCGCAGCGAAGGCGGCCAGGCGGTCTTCGTCCAGGCGGACGTCACGAAGCCCGAATCGGTTCAGCGGCTCGTGGATACGGTGATCGGAACCTACGGCCGCATCGACGTGCTGTTCAACAATGCGGGGATCAGCGGGGTAGGCGCGATTCACGAGGTGGAGCCGGAGCAGTGGGACCGGGTCATCGAGGTCAATATCCGCGGCGTATTCCTGCCAAGCAAGTATGTGCTGCCGCATATGATGGCCCGCCGGGAAGGCTCGATCATCAATATGTCCTCCTGCATCGCGGAAATCGGGCTTGCGCGCAGAGCCTCTTATTCGGCGACGAAGGGAGCGGTGCTGGCGCTGACCAAGTCCATGCAGGTGGACTACGCCCCGTATAACATTCGGGTGAACGCGCTTTTGCCGGGTACGATTCTGACGCCTTTCGTCGAGGACTACCTGCGGAAGTCGTACGATAATCCGGAGGCGGGCTATGAATCTCTCAAGAAGCGGCAGCTCAGCGGTGATCTCGGCCGGCCGGAGGATGTCGCGAAGGCGGCTCTGTTCCTCGCTTCGGACGAATCGAAGTTCATGATGGGCTCTCCGCTGTATATCGACGGCGGAGTCGTTTTTGGGAAGAACGGGTAA
- the nagB gene encoding glucosamine-6-phosphate deaminase, giving the protein MNILTFRSQDELNKAGAGIITGLLQTNPKACLGLATGGTPVGIYRELVETCRQGLVSFSKASAFNLDEYVGLDRSHPASYYTFMQEHLFSHVDIAPERCHIPDGSAPDPEAECVRYDSLLEEIGQIDLQLLGLGHNGHIGFNEPDEELERGTHVVELQEQTRQANARFFDRPDQVPTHAITMGVGTILKAKTILLIVRGRDKAEIVKRALQGPITTECPASLLQTHPHVVVLLDSEAGSLLS; this is encoded by the coding sequence ATGAATATTCTTACCTTCCGTTCTCAAGACGAACTGAACAAAGCGGGTGCGGGGATCATCACCGGCCTGCTCCAGACGAACCCGAAGGCCTGCCTGGGCCTGGCCACCGGCGGCACTCCGGTCGGCATTTACCGGGAACTGGTAGAGACCTGCCGCCAGGGCCTCGTCTCATTCTCCAAAGCATCGGCCTTCAACCTGGACGAGTATGTCGGCCTCGACCGCAGCCACCCGGCGAGCTACTACACCTTCATGCAGGAGCACCTGTTCAGCCACGTGGATATCGCACCGGAGCGCTGCCATATCCCGGACGGCTCCGCCCCTGACCCGGAAGCGGAATGCGTCCGCTATGACAGCCTGCTGGAGGAAATCGGGCAGATTGACCTGCAGCTGCTCGGCCTCGGCCATAACGGCCACATCGGCTTCAACGAGCCGGATGAGGAACTGGAGCGCGGCACGCATGTCGTGGAGCTGCAGGAGCAGACGAGACAGGCGAACGCCCGGTTCTTCGACCGCCCGGACCAGGTGCCGACGCATGCGATCACGATGGGCGTAGGCACCATCCTGAAGGCGAAGACCATCCTGCTCATTGTGCGCGGCCGGGACAAAGCGGAGATCGTGAAGCGCGCCCTGCAGGGGCCGATCACGACCGAATGCCCGGCCTCGCTGCTGCAGACCCATCCGCACGTGGTCGTCCTGCTCGATTCGGAAGCGGGGAGCCTGCTGTCATGA
- a CDS encoding IclR family transcriptional regulator, with protein MDKKYWVPALEKADAVLQAIASEPSALRLIDLSKRLGYNKSSMFSLLATLEALDWVKRDADGTYTLGARMGYLGHAFFKGFSLIDRFRKEASVTKHTLGETIQLAKLERHEVLYLAKEEMPSPVRLASEPGLKLPAHATALGKAMLAWQERSELEAFFPEEALEPAATPHTLRSREELLKQLVDVRDRGYAFDLQEAVMGFCCVAAPVRDSAGSVIAAISCSMFLHEWEAKQEQAIREICALARRLSQNPGLV; from the coding sequence ATGGACAAAAAATATTGGGTGCCTGCCTTGGAGAAAGCGGATGCGGTCCTGCAGGCCATCGCTTCAGAGCCCTCGGCTCTCAGGCTGATTGACCTGTCGAAGCGGCTCGGGTACAACAAGAGCTCAATGTTCTCTCTGCTTGCGACGCTCGAGGCGCTCGATTGGGTGAAGCGGGACGCGGACGGAACGTATACGCTCGGTGCGCGGATGGGCTATCTCGGCCACGCTTTCTTCAAAGGCTTCAGCCTGATCGACCGGTTCCGTAAGGAGGCTTCGGTGACCAAGCATACGCTGGGGGAAACGATTCAGCTTGCCAAGCTGGAGCGTCACGAGGTGCTCTATCTGGCGAAGGAAGAGATGCCGTCGCCCGTACGGCTTGCCTCCGAGCCCGGCTTGAAGCTGCCCGCGCATGCCACCGCGCTGGGCAAAGCGATGCTGGCCTGGCAGGAACGGTCCGAATTGGAAGCGTTTTTTCCGGAGGAGGCGCTGGAGCCGGCGGCTACCCCGCACACGCTCCGCAGCCGGGAGGAGCTGCTGAAGCAGCTGGTGGACGTCAGGGACCGCGGCTATGCCTTCGATCTGCAGGAAGCGGTCATGGGGTTCTGCTGCGTGGCGGCTCCGGTGAGAGACAGCGCGGGCAGCGTAATTGCCGCGATCTCCTGCTCGATGTTCCTTCATGAATGGGAAGCGAAGCAGGAGCAGGCGATTCGGGAGATCTGCGCGCTCGCCCGGCGGTTGTCCCAGAATCCGGGACTCGTCTGA
- a CDS encoding SDR family NAD(P)-dependent oxidoreductase — MGRLTGRVALVTGGSRGIGEAIVIRLAEEGAHVAVNFTSERSRELAEGVKARAEALGVRSMIVQADVGKKDQVTAMFEQVSEQLGEVEILVNNAGIAPFESFLQASEETWDRTYDTNVKSVFLCSQLAAKAMIPKRYGKIINVLSTASLVVTSPVIPHYQSSKAAAHMLTKGMAIELGRHNINVNAVGPSTVDTDMCTDYLADESIRAKEVEANPMKRLGTARQIGDAVVFLASEEAMQINGHLLMVDGGLTVKAAQPDDHLEH; from the coding sequence ATGGGCAGATTGACAGGACGGGTGGCGCTGGTCACCGGGGGCAGCAGGGGCATCGGCGAGGCGATCGTTATCCGGCTGGCGGAAGAGGGGGCGCATGTGGCCGTCAATTTCACATCCGAGCGTTCGCGGGAGCTGGCCGAGGGAGTGAAGGCCAGAGCGGAAGCGCTGGGCGTCCGGAGCATGATCGTACAGGCGGACGTGGGGAAGAAGGATCAGGTGACCGCGATGTTCGAGCAGGTGAGCGAGCAGCTTGGGGAGGTGGAGATCCTCGTCAACAATGCGGGCATCGCTCCGTTCGAGTCGTTCCTTCAGGCCAGCGAGGAGACCTGGGACCGCACCTATGATACGAATGTGAAGTCGGTGTTCCTCTGCTCGCAGCTCGCGGCGAAGGCGATGATCCCGAAGCGGTACGGCAAAATCATCAACGTGCTGTCCACGGCAAGCCTGGTCGTGACCAGTCCCGTAATCCCCCACTACCAGTCCTCGAAGGCGGCGGCCCATATGCTGACCAAGGGAATGGCGATCGAGCTCGGCCGCCACAACATCAACGTCAACGCCGTTGGCCCGAGTACAGTGGACACGGATATGTGCACCGATTATTTGGCGGATGAGAGCATCCGGGCCAAAGAGGTCGAAGCCAACCCGATGAAGCGCCTCGGTACGGCGCGCCAGATCGGCGATGCGGTCGTGTTCCTCGCTTCCGAGGAAGCGATGCAGATCAACGGCCACCTGCTCATGGTGGACGGGGGCCTAACGGTCAAGGCGGCTCAGCCGGATGACCATCTCGAGCATTAA